One Luteibacter aegosomaticola genomic window carries:
- a CDS encoding YdcF family protein: protein MLEFIVTLLLHPAVQALLLGLFAVACVWRRKPRAGLAAGILAVAWIWVASTPALALRLREGLVSTTPAAVAHADAIVVLGGGIIPKGPWQDSGSRAGTGLTLWQEGYAPLMLVSGSDQAHKLARGYQRLGVPASDLRVDDTSTNTHENARNTAALLRAGGLGDVLLVTSPIHMRRAAAAFRHEGIDVAPTPADDDDQAALAASAGWLPRRSALTLTARCLREYVALWVYSRRGWI, encoded by the coding sequence TTGCTGGAATTCATCGTCACGCTCCTGCTGCACCCTGCCGTGCAGGCGCTGTTGCTTGGCTTGTTCGCCGTCGCGTGCGTGTGGCGCCGCAAGCCGCGCGCGGGCCTCGCCGCCGGCATCCTCGCCGTGGCGTGGATCTGGGTGGCGTCCACGCCCGCGCTTGCCCTGCGCCTTCGCGAGGGCCTGGTATCGACCACACCGGCGGCGGTGGCCCACGCGGACGCCATCGTCGTGCTCGGCGGCGGCATCATCCCCAAAGGCCCCTGGCAGGACAGCGGCTCACGCGCCGGCACCGGTCTCACCCTGTGGCAGGAAGGCTATGCGCCGTTGATGCTGGTCTCGGGCAGTGACCAGGCGCATAAGCTCGCGAGGGGCTACCAGCGGCTAGGCGTCCCCGCCAGCGACCTGCGGGTGGATGACACCAGCACGAATACCCACGAGAACGCGCGCAACACCGCCGCCCTGCTGCGGGCCGGCGGCCTTGGCGACGTGCTGCTGGTGACCTCGCCGATCCACATGCGACGCGCCGCGGCCGCCTTCCGGCACGAGGGCATCGACGTCGCACCCACGCCGGCCGATGACGACGACCAGGCAGCGCTGGCCGCCTCGGCCGGCTGGCTACCCCGGCGCTCGGCACTCACCCTGACGGCGCGCTGCCTGCGCGAGTACGTGGCGCTATGGGTCTACAGCCGGCGCGGCTGGATCTGA
- a CDS encoding XrtA/PEP-CTERM system exopolysaccharide export protein produces MKRWNRVAIIIAAMQLAACATGGSTLPPPKADATAPVVEAYLIGVDDQLQITVWHNPDLSVSVPVRPDGKITVPLVGDIPAGGRTTDQVGAEIQQKLAQYIRDPQVAVILTALRSHEYLSRVRVTGAVRSPISIPYRQGMTVLDAVLAAGGTTEFAAPDRTELYRHTGEGTSQAYSVRLEKILQQGDIANNYPVQPGDVITVPQRAF; encoded by the coding sequence ATGAAGCGTTGGAATCGCGTCGCCATCATCATCGCCGCCATGCAACTGGCAGCTTGCGCCACCGGCGGCAGCACGCTCCCGCCGCCGAAAGCCGATGCCACGGCGCCTGTCGTCGAGGCCTACCTGATCGGTGTCGACGACCAGCTGCAGATCACCGTATGGCACAACCCTGATCTCAGCGTGAGCGTGCCGGTGCGCCCGGATGGAAAGATCACCGTACCGCTGGTGGGTGATATCCCCGCGGGCGGACGCACCACCGACCAGGTCGGTGCCGAGATCCAGCAAAAACTCGCGCAGTACATCCGTGATCCGCAGGTGGCGGTGATCCTTACCGCGCTACGCAGCCATGAGTACCTGTCACGCGTACGCGTCACCGGTGCGGTGCGAAGCCCGATCTCGATCCCGTACCGCCAGGGCATGACCGTGCTCGACGCGGTGCTGGCCGCGGGTGGCACCACGGAATTCGCGGCACCCGATCGCACGGAGCTCTATCGCCATACAGGCGAAGGCACGTCGCAGGCGTATTCGGTGCGGCTCGAAAAGATCCTGCAGCAGGGCGATATCGCGAACAACTACCCGGTGCAGCCGGGCGACGTGATCACCGTTCCGCAGCGTGCATTCTGA
- a CDS encoding XrtA system polysaccharide chain length determinant: MSGELVPFTGMLPALVGEARRRRLSMGMVFAVIALIALVAGMMWPKKYEASVTILAQDSSIITPLMEGAASATGTKNRAGIARDVIFSQSVLDKVLKTGGWAATNPTPIERDKLIEGIKARTKIVNTRDNLITISYFDSDPHRAFEVTRAFGQLFISESLASKQQESRDAYEFINSQVEAYRTKLTDAEDKLKAYRDANADARPGSETDTNSRISQLRTQIESNRMDYMQKVSQASALNSQISGESEVNAVQTVGGVYQTQLADLQGQLDKLLLNYTDDYPDVIRLRHQIEDVRRQMASADATRAAGGAAPVDHTVAMNPVYQQMRIQLAQTRADAAASAARVGASESMLQAELERSKRIANSENVVAELTRDYTVNRDVYQDLLKRRENARVSMNLDAEQRGLTFLVQNPAVLPLVPSGLRFMHFGLAGLALAFAVPLGLLFAVVRFDPRVRSIAQLERATGFAVLATVPFYPTPRDRRRSHLHNMMLAMIVLGVGMVYLLVIWFRLKG, encoded by the coding sequence ATGAGTGGGGAACTGGTTCCTTTCACGGGCATGCTGCCCGCCCTGGTGGGTGAAGCTCGCCGGCGCCGCCTGAGCATGGGCATGGTGTTCGCCGTGATCGCGCTGATCGCGCTCGTGGCCGGCATGATGTGGCCGAAAAAATACGAAGCCTCGGTGACGATCCTGGCACAGGATTCCAGCATCATCACCCCGTTGATGGAAGGCGCCGCCTCGGCGACCGGTACCAAGAACCGCGCAGGCATCGCGCGTGATGTGATCTTCAGCCAGAGCGTGCTCGACAAGGTGCTGAAGACCGGTGGCTGGGCCGCGACGAATCCCACGCCGATTGAGCGCGACAAGCTCATCGAAGGCATCAAGGCGCGGACGAAGATCGTCAACACGCGCGATAACCTGATCACGATCAGCTATTTCGACTCCGACCCGCACCGCGCCTTCGAAGTGACCCGTGCGTTCGGCCAGCTGTTCATCAGCGAGAGCCTGGCGTCGAAGCAGCAGGAAAGCCGTGACGCGTACGAGTTCATCAACAGCCAGGTGGAGGCGTACCGCACCAAGCTGACCGATGCCGAGGACAAGCTGAAGGCCTATCGCGACGCGAACGCCGATGCGCGTCCCGGTAGCGAGACCGACACCAATTCGCGGATCAGCCAGCTGCGTACGCAGATTGAAAGCAACCGCATGGACTACATGCAGAAGGTCTCGCAGGCCTCCGCGCTCAATTCGCAGATCAGCGGCGAATCCGAAGTGAATGCCGTGCAGACCGTGGGCGGGGTCTACCAGACCCAGCTTGCCGACCTGCAGGGCCAGCTCGACAAGCTGCTGCTGAACTACACCGATGACTACCCGGATGTGATCCGCCTGCGCCACCAGATCGAAGACGTGCGCCGGCAGATGGCATCGGCCGATGCCACGCGCGCCGCCGGTGGCGCCGCGCCGGTGGACCACACCGTGGCGATGAACCCGGTGTACCAGCAGATGCGCATCCAGCTGGCGCAGACCCGCGCTGACGCCGCCGCGAGCGCGGCACGCGTGGGTGCCAGCGAGTCGATGCTCCAGGCCGAGCTTGAGCGCAGCAAGCGCATCGCCAACTCCGAGAACGTGGTAGCCGAGCTCACGCGCGATTACACCGTGAACCGCGACGTGTACCAGGATCTCCTGAAGCGCCGCGAGAACGCCCGCGTGTCGATGAACCTCGACGCCGAGCAGCGCGGCCTGACCTTCCTGGTGCAGAACCCCGCCGTGCTACCGCTGGTGCCGTCGGGTCTGCGCTTCATGCACTTTGGCCTCGCCGGCCTGGCGCTCGCCTTCGCGGTGCCGCTGGGCCTGCTGTTCGCCGTCGTCCGCTTCGATCCCCGCGTGCGTTCCATCGCGCAGCTGGAGCGCGCCACGGGCTTCGCGGTGCTGGCCACCGTGCCGTTCTACCCGACACCGCGCGACCGCCGCCGCAGCCACCTGCACAACATGATGCTGGCGATGATCGTGCTGGGCGTAGGCATGGTGTACCTCCTCGTGATCTGGTTCCGCCTGAAGGGCTAA
- a CDS encoding outer membrane beta-barrel protein, which produces MPAVKRLTHAVLLGLVCAAPAVSQAGTLDYTLYAGLEHSNNITLSSDNPVSENVLTPGATFQFTQMGSTFQANVAGTLEYRKYLENHFDSQTQTQLAGQGNWTIMPDRLDFAVEDYAGVQPVDQLSSNSPGNQQQTNVIAAGPTLHMRFGDSTRGQVELRYINSYASKVDDFNSNRGMAAFRLFRDLTPTDTLSGNLEYQDVNFQNQPNSADYKREEAYLRYTSQLAHFDADIMLGGTRLSFKEGSDRNSPLLRLQLGWQPTLRNSLTVSGAYQYADAATDILTAPTVYGLGASDNASRAEALDPFANTGGLGRGSLSGIGVGSAVIGSQVYKEKRFEATWNWKSERLTITVSPAWNKLRYIDDDTFNQTGKGISVGVGYRVTPTMTLSGFATGDRLTYDTIDRRDNTVRLGLDLGQQWNRHWSWHAAVARERRTSDAVGQSYRETEFFIGVVYRR; this is translated from the coding sequence ATGCCGGCAGTGAAGAGGCTCACCCATGCGGTGTTGTTGGGCCTGGTGTGCGCGGCGCCGGCGGTAAGCCAGGCGGGAACGCTGGACTACACGCTCTATGCCGGCCTGGAGCACAGCAACAACATCACGCTTTCATCGGATAACCCGGTGAGCGAGAACGTGCTGACGCCGGGCGCGACATTCCAGTTCACCCAGATGGGCTCCACGTTCCAGGCCAACGTGGCCGGTACGCTCGAGTACCGCAAATACCTCGAAAACCACTTCGATTCACAGACCCAGACGCAGCTGGCGGGGCAGGGTAACTGGACGATCATGCCCGACCGTCTGGATTTCGCCGTGGAAGACTACGCGGGCGTGCAGCCCGTGGACCAGCTCTCCTCGAACTCCCCGGGTAACCAGCAGCAGACCAATGTGATTGCGGCTGGCCCGACGCTGCACATGCGCTTCGGTGATTCGACGCGCGGGCAGGTGGAGCTGCGCTACATCAATAGCTACGCCTCGAAGGTCGACGACTTCAATTCGAACCGTGGCATGGCGGCGTTCCGTCTGTTCCGTGACCTGACGCCGACGGATACGCTCTCGGGCAACCTGGAATACCAGGATGTGAACTTCCAGAACCAGCCAAACAGTGCCGACTACAAGCGCGAGGAAGCGTACCTGCGCTATACGAGCCAGCTGGCGCATTTCGATGCGGACATCATGCTCGGTGGCACGCGGCTGAGCTTCAAGGAAGGCAGTGATCGCAATTCACCGCTGCTGCGCCTGCAGTTGGGCTGGCAGCCGACGCTGCGCAACTCGCTGACCGTTTCGGGTGCGTACCAGTACGCCGACGCCGCCACCGACATCCTCACCGCGCCTACGGTGTATGGCCTGGGCGCCTCCGACAATGCCAGCCGTGCGGAAGCGCTGGATCCGTTCGCGAATACCGGCGGCCTCGGCCGCGGCAGCCTCTCGGGCATTGGCGTGGGCAGCGCGGTGATCGGCTCGCAGGTCTACAAGGAAAAGCGCTTCGAGGCCACGTGGAACTGGAAGAGCGAGCGACTGACGATCACCGTCTCGCCCGCGTGGAACAAGCTGCGCTACATCGACGACGACACCTTCAACCAGACCGGCAAGGGCATCAGCGTGGGCGTGGGTTACCGCGTGACGCCCACGATGACGCTGTCGGGCTTTGCGACGGGCGACAGGCTCACCTACGACACGATCGACCGTCGCGATAACACGGTGCGCCTTGGCCTGGACCTGGGCCAGCAGTGGAACCGCCACTGGAGCTGGCACGCCGCCGTGGCGCGCGAACGTCGCACCAGCGATGCGGTGGGCCAGAGCTACCGCGAGACGGAATTTTTCATTGGCGTGGTGTACCGGAGGTAA
- a CDS encoding serine aminopeptidase domain-containing protein, whose product MRTDPELPFFFGADSGLFGMYHAPASTPRRAVLMCPPLGQELIRTHRLYRQLAQQLAAQGVAVLRFDYHGTGDSAGGSTEVDWQRCIGDAVTAAGELRSRAGVDRVVAFGARLGGSIALGAADRARFSEVIAWDPVIDGDDYVAALDAMQGALREDADRFNQPRSHADVAEQWLGFDIGDGLRKQIQGLHVAPANVPTLVLDSLPPDATPRWEHLVSRRGKVASISPPTPWGDLRRLESAILSHPLIQAVTGRLTEDA is encoded by the coding sequence ATGCGCACGGACCCGGAACTGCCGTTCTTCTTCGGTGCCGATAGCGGGTTGTTCGGCATGTACCACGCGCCGGCTTCGACGCCGCGGCGCGCGGTGCTCATGTGCCCACCGCTGGGGCAGGAGCTTATCCGTACACACCGGTTGTACCGCCAGCTCGCGCAACAACTCGCCGCGCAGGGCGTGGCGGTGCTGCGCTTCGATTACCACGGGACCGGCGATTCAGCCGGCGGCAGCACCGAGGTCGATTGGCAGCGCTGCATCGGCGATGCCGTGACGGCCGCGGGCGAGCTGCGCTCGCGGGCTGGCGTGGATCGCGTCGTCGCGTTCGGCGCCCGCCTGGGTGGAAGCATCGCGCTGGGCGCCGCCGACCGGGCGCGCTTTAGCGAGGTCATCGCCTGGGATCCGGTGATCGACGGGGACGACTACGTGGCGGCACTCGACGCCATGCAGGGCGCGTTGCGCGAGGATGCCGACCGCTTCAACCAGCCGCGCAGCCATGCGGACGTGGCCGAGCAGTGGCTTGGCTTCGATATCGGCGATGGCCTGCGCAAGCAGATCCAGGGGTTGCACGTGGCGCCGGCCAACGTGCCGACCCTGGTGCTCGATTCGCTGCCGCCGGATGCCACGCCACGCTGGGAGCATCTGGTGTCACGCCGCGGCAAGGTGGCATCGATTTCGCCGCCCACACCCTGGGGTGACCTGCGCCGCCTTGAGTCGGCGATTCTCTCGCACCCGCTCATCCAGGCCGTGACCGGCCGCCTGACGGAGGATGCGTGA
- a CDS encoding alpha/beta fold hydrolase yields MREEAFRFGRARHLVGIAGVPEGSLGETGVIVLNAGLVHRIGPFRLHVDLTRQLNAAGYPTLRFDLSTLGDSGASGGGLTRTQQVCADVDDAMKLLAERAGCERFVLVGLCSGAQNAHTVAASDPRVSGAVFLDGYAYQTLGYKLRHYLPRMFDAARWARFLRQRASGGATEKPASEPVFSVAPAPREEVIADFTGMVGRGMKLYLVYSGGISYCFNHARQFRECFGKVMDHPAITTSYRAETDHTYILSGDRARLVDGIGGWLARNFPPAAGRHA; encoded by the coding sequence ATGCGCGAGGAAGCATTCCGTTTTGGCCGTGCGCGGCACCTGGTCGGCATCGCCGGCGTACCCGAGGGTTCGCTGGGCGAGACCGGTGTGATCGTGCTGAATGCCGGCCTCGTCCACCGCATTGGCCCGTTCCGCCTGCACGTGGACCTTACCCGCCAACTAAACGCGGCGGGCTACCCGACACTGCGTTTCGATCTGTCGACCCTAGGCGACAGCGGTGCGAGCGGGGGCGGCCTCACGCGCACCCAGCAAGTCTGCGCCGATGTGGATGATGCGATGAAGCTGCTGGCGGAGCGCGCTGGTTGCGAACGTTTCGTCCTGGTCGGCCTGTGCTCGGGCGCGCAGAACGCGCACACCGTCGCGGCGAGCGACCCGCGCGTGTCCGGTGCGGTCTTCCTCGATGGCTACGCCTACCAGACGCTGGGCTACAAGCTGCGCCACTACCTGCCACGCATGTTCGACGCGGCACGCTGGGCGCGCTTCCTGCGCCAGCGTGCCAGCGGCGGTGCCACGGAGAAGCCGGCGTCGGAACCGGTGTTCTCCGTGGCGCCGGCGCCACGCGAAGAGGTGATCGCCGACTTCACCGGCATGGTGGGGCGCGGCATGAAGCTTTACCTCGTCTATTCCGGCGGCATCAGCTACTGCTTCAACCACGCACGACAGTTCCGCGAGTGCTTTGGCAAGGTCATGGATCATCCGGCCATCACCACCAGTTACCGCGCGGAAACCGACCACACCTACATCCTTAGCGGCGACCGTGCGCGGCTCGTCGACGGCATTGGCGGCTG
- a CDS encoding polysaccharide biosynthesis protein → MAVNNIELGDVVATAHDESHVHPSHSIARMREDSGSLSPVDCERKRLIHREESVRQQSDAFRGIRTRLLEMGGDNNFITLVCSVSPRSGGSFVSRNLATAFAFDESKTSLLIDCNLRYPNQHKALSVEPSTGGLVDFLEHPSRGIASIMYPTGVPRLRMIPAGKARENSSEYFSSFRMRAVLDSLRCRYPDRYLFLDGPPVKGAPDARILSDLADFVVLVAGYGRDTPAAINQAVANFDPAKLAGVVFNESP, encoded by the coding sequence ATGGCCGTGAACAACATCGAACTCGGCGACGTCGTCGCCACCGCCCACGACGAGAGCCACGTCCACCCCAGCCATTCGATCGCGCGGATGCGCGAGGACAGTGGATCGCTGAGTCCGGTGGATTGCGAGCGGAAACGCCTGATCCACCGCGAGGAATCGGTTCGCCAGCAATCGGATGCATTCCGCGGTATCCGTACGCGCTTGCTCGAGATGGGCGGGGATAACAACTTCATCACCCTGGTCTGCTCGGTGAGCCCGCGCTCGGGCGGCAGCTTCGTCTCGCGCAACCTCGCCACGGCCTTCGCCTTCGATGAGTCGAAGACCAGCCTGCTCATCGACTGCAACCTGCGCTATCCGAACCAGCACAAGGCGCTCAGCGTCGAACCGTCGACGGGTGGCCTGGTCGATTTCCTCGAGCACCCGTCGCGCGGTATCGCTTCCATCATGTACCCGACCGGCGTGCCGCGCTTGCGCATGATTCCCGCCGGCAAAGCGCGCGAGAACAGCAGCGAATACTTCTCGTCGTTCCGCATGCGTGCGGTGCTCGATTCGTTGCGCTGCCGCTATCCGGACCGCTACCTGTTCCTCGACGGCCCGCCGGTAAAGGGCGCGCCGGACGCACGCATTCTTTCCGATCTCGCGGATTTCGTCGTGCTGGTGGCCGGTTACGGCCGCGATACGCCGGCGGCCATCAACCAGGCCGTTGCCAATTTCGATCCCGCCAAGCTCGCGGGCGTGGTGTTCAACGAGTCACCGTGA
- a CDS encoding cation:proton antiporter codes for MALFESMILLSLLAVVLLRLSRRLALPYPTILAGAGTAVAALPWAPHISMDPKLALVLFIAPVLMDAGFDMPPRTLRRFWLPTISLAVVAVIFTTAAVAWLGVAWAGMPVAVAVAMGAIVAPPDAGAATAMLSRLNLPRRTVQVLTAESLLNDASALLIFGVAVRTAMSADGLSHTVPLLFLAVPGGLLLGWIFGRLFIHLARETRGTLSATLSQFAAVFGVWLVAEYLHVSAILCVVAFAMTIAHVMPGETPPRDRVHAYSVWAAVVFISNVMAFLLVGLQSRNIIARLQGPQLAHALWFAGAVLGVCIVVRFAWVMIYNVLLRRFRKNQPNPTPQQGLVVAWCGMRGLVTLATALGLPDSFPQRDLIVLTAFAVTVGTLVFQGTTLAWLVRYLDFDRDATLRNDASKARLVLLDAAEATLDGETDEAARRIREHYADARHEAEAGRDPVTGTRMSELKRKGLQAKRMRLLEMRHKGEIEDDLFHLLENELDWSELAVTSPDDREIVEG; via the coding sequence ATGGCGTTGTTCGAAAGCATGATCCTGCTGTCGCTCCTGGCGGTCGTGCTGCTGCGCCTGTCGCGGCGCCTCGCGTTGCCCTACCCCACGATCCTGGCCGGGGCCGGCACGGCCGTCGCGGCGCTGCCGTGGGCGCCGCATATCTCGATGGATCCCAAGCTGGCCCTCGTGCTGTTCATCGCCCCCGTCCTGATGGACGCGGGTTTCGACATGCCGCCACGCACCCTGCGCCGGTTCTGGCTGCCCACCATTTCCCTGGCCGTGGTCGCGGTGATTTTCACCACCGCCGCGGTCGCCTGGCTGGGCGTGGCGTGGGCCGGCATGCCGGTCGCGGTAGCCGTGGCCATGGGTGCCATCGTGGCGCCGCCGGATGCCGGTGCCGCCACCGCGATGCTTTCGCGCCTGAACCTTCCACGGCGCACGGTGCAGGTGCTTACCGCAGAGAGCCTGCTCAACGATGCCTCAGCGCTGCTGATCTTTGGCGTCGCGGTGCGCACGGCCATGTCGGCGGATGGACTGAGCCATACCGTCCCGCTGCTCTTCCTGGCCGTGCCCGGTGGCTTGCTGCTCGGCTGGATCTTCGGCCGGCTGTTCATCCACCTGGCCCGCGAGACGCGCGGCACCCTCAGCGCGACGCTCTCGCAGTTCGCGGCGGTGTTCGGCGTATGGCTGGTGGCCGAGTACCTGCATGTCTCGGCGATCCTGTGCGTCGTCGCCTTCGCCATGACCATCGCCCACGTGATGCCTGGCGAGACGCCACCACGCGATCGCGTGCATGCCTATTCGGTGTGGGCCGCCGTCGTCTTTATTTCCAACGTGATGGCGTTCCTGCTGGTGGGCCTGCAATCGCGCAACATCATCGCGCGGCTGCAGGGCCCACAGCTGGCGCATGCGCTGTGGTTCGCCGGTGCCGTGCTCGGTGTGTGCATCGTGGTGCGCTTCGCCTGGGTCATGATCTACAACGTGTTGCTACGCCGGTTTCGCAAGAACCAGCCCAATCCCACGCCACAACAAGGTCTCGTCGTCGCGTGGTGTGGCATGCGTGGGCTGGTGACATTGGCTACTGCGCTGGGCTTGCCCGACAGTTTCCCGCAGCGCGATCTCATCGTACTCACCGCATTTGCGGTGACCGTGGGCACCCTTGTGTTCCAGGGCACGACCCTGGCCTGGCTCGTGCGTTACCTGGACTTCGATCGCGACGCTACCTTGCGCAACGATGCTTCGAAAGCGCGACTGGTGTTGCTCGATGCCGCGGAAGCCACGCTGGATGGCGAAACGGATGAAGCAGCCCGGCGTATCCGCGAGCATTACGCCGATGCACGCCACGAAGCTGAAGCTGGCCGCGATCCGGTCACGGGTACGCGCATGTCGGAGCTCAAGCGCAAAGGTTTGCAGGCGAAACGCATGCGCCTGTTGGAGATGCGCCACAAGGGCGAGATCGAAGACGACCTGTTCCACCTGCTCGAAAACGAGCTCGACTGGAGCGAGCTGGCGGTCACCAGCCCCGACGATCGCGAGATCGTGGAAGGCTGA
- a CDS encoding antitoxin Xre/MbcA/ParS toxin-binding domain-containing protein produces the protein MPNAQPQPSPTFAALSSELTRLHDAREAAIGRALDTLETSHPPLAQLMLCCIGDRQRAARWLVMPQRAFAGRSACDMLADGDVDAVWDQVVYKEFGAVAAL, from the coding sequence ATGCCAAACGCCCAGCCCCAGCCATCCCCGACGTTTGCTGCCTTATCCAGTGAACTGACCCGCCTGCACGATGCCCGCGAAGCGGCGATCGGCCGGGCCCTCGATACCCTCGAAACCAGCCACCCGCCGCTCGCCCAGCTGATGCTGTGTTGTATCGGTGACCGCCAGCGTGCCGCGCGCTGGCTGGTGATGCCGCAACGCGCCTTCGCCGGGCGCAGCGCCTGCGACATGCTTGCCGACGGCGATGTGGATGCCGTCTGGGACCAGGTGGTCTACAAGGAGTTCGGCGCCGTCGCCGCGCTCTAG